From the genome of Orcinus orca chromosome 5, mOrcOrc1.1, whole genome shotgun sequence, one region includes:
- the NCBP2 gene encoding nuclear cap-binding protein subunit 2 isoform X2, which translates to MSGGLLKALRSDSYVELSQYRDQHFRGDNEEQEKLLKKSCTLYVGNLSFYTTEEQIYELFSKSGDIKKIIMGLDKMKKTACGFCFVEYYLRADAENAMRYINGTRLDDRIIRTDWDAGFKEGRQYGRGRSGGQVRDEYRQDYDAGRGGYGKLAQNH; encoded by the exons ATGTCGGGTGGCCTCCTGAAGGCGCTGCGCAGCGACTCCTACGTCGAGCTGAGCCAGTACCGGGACCAGCACTTCCGG GGTGACAATGAAGAACAGGAAAAATTGCTGAAGAAAAGCTGTACATTGTATGTTGGAAATCTTTCCTTTTATACAACTGAAGAACAAATCTATGAACTCTTCAGCAAAAGTGGTGACATAAAGAAAATCATCATGGGCCtggataaaatgaagaaaacagcatGTGGGTTCTGCTTTGTGGA atACTATTTAAGAGCAGATGCAGAAAATGCCATGCGGTACATAAATGGAACTCGTCTGGATGACCGGATCATTCGCACAGACTGGGACGCAGGCTTTAAGGAGGGCAGGCAGTATGGCCGTGGGCGTTCTGGGGGCCAG GTGCGAGATGAGTATCGTCAGGACTACGATGCTGGGAGAGGAGGTTATGGAAAACTGGCCCAAAACCA CTAA
- the NCBP2AS2 gene encoding protein NCBP2AS2: protein MILRRLLAALLHSPQLVERLSESRPIRRAAQLTAFVLLQAQLHGQDAARRLRALAAGAAGSLGCRAARFRDTFIQELRRSLRERPRPPPGSQKGPGANP from the coding sequence ATGATTCTACGGCGGCTGCTGGCCGCCCTGTTGCACAGCCCGCAGCTGGTGGAGCGTCTCTCTGAGTCGCGGCCCATCCGGCGTGCGGCGCAGCTCACCGCCTTCGTACTGCTGCAGGCCCAGCTACACGGGCAGGACGCGGCCCGGCGCCTGCGAGCCCTCGCGGCAGGGGCCGCGGGCTCCCTGGGCTGCCGCGCTGCCCGCTTCAGAGACACCTTCATTCAGGAGCTACGCCGCAGCCTCCGGGAACGCCCGCGGCCACCACCAGGTAGCCAGAAGGGCCCGGGAGCAAACCCCTAA
- the NCBP2 gene encoding nuclear cap-binding protein subunit 2 isoform X1: MSGGLLKALRSDSYVELSQYRDQHFRGDNEEQEKLLKKSCTLYVGNLSFYTTEEQIYELFSKSGDIKKIIMGLDKMKKTACGFCFVEYYLRADAENAMRYINGTRLDDRIIRTDWDAGFKEGRQYGRGRSGGQVRDEYRQDYDAGRGGYGKLAQNQ; encoded by the exons ATGTCGGGTGGCCTCCTGAAGGCGCTGCGCAGCGACTCCTACGTCGAGCTGAGCCAGTACCGGGACCAGCACTTCCGG GGTGACAATGAAGAACAGGAAAAATTGCTGAAGAAAAGCTGTACATTGTATGTTGGAAATCTTTCCTTTTATACAACTGAAGAACAAATCTATGAACTCTTCAGCAAAAGTGGTGACATAAAGAAAATCATCATGGGCCtggataaaatgaagaaaacagcatGTGGGTTCTGCTTTGTGGA atACTATTTAAGAGCAGATGCAGAAAATGCCATGCGGTACATAAATGGAACTCGTCTGGATGACCGGATCATTCGCACAGACTGGGACGCAGGCTTTAAGGAGGGCAGGCAGTATGGCCGTGGGCGTTCTGGGGGCCAG GTGCGAGATGAGTATCGTCAGGACTACGATGCTGGGAGAGGAGGTTATGGAAAACTGGCCCAAAACCAGTGA
- the PIGZ gene encoding GPI mannosyltransferase 4, which yields MKMAARVLWGSLSLLRLVWCLLPQTGYVHPDEFFQSPEVMAEDVLGIKAARPWEFHPSSPCRTVVFPLLTSGSAFWLLRLWEEWGPWPGPVSGYALLVGPRLLLASLSFALDLAVYHLAPRWGAERWNALVLLSGSYVTLVFYTRTFSNAIEGLLFAWLLVLVSPRVAGSCTPKKPAPGPSWHSWLLGGVMAAGFFNRPTFLAFALVPLFLWGTYGATNPSFKSLTKEALVLLPGATLTAVGFVAVDSCYFSSPSRPSTLVLTPANFLYYNLDPVNLARHGTHMRLTHLAVNGFLLFGVLHAHALQAAWQQLRACLQAFTQMGFPRALAAPSLQSSPRSHLLLLYFMPLALLSAFSHQEARFLIPLLVPLVLLCSLQTQLAPCKGTLVLFNALGALFFGCLHQGGLVPGLGHLEQVVRAPVLPQVPTHYTLLFTHTYMPPRHLLHLPGLGSPVEVVDMGGAEDQLLCQALGNLTRRPACHVAGGPWLCRLFVVTPGTTRSAMKKCSFPLKSETLIFPHLTLEDPPALSSLLSGAWRYHLSLHILELGEKPDNMTEKPLPKTQP from the exons ATGAAGATGGCAGCCAGGGTGCTGTGGGGCAGCCTCAGCCTGCTCCGCCTGGTGTGGTGTCTCCTTCCGCAGACAGGCTACGTGCACCCAGATGAGTTCTTCCAGTCTCCTGAGGTCATGGCAG AGGACGTCCTGGGCATAAAGGCCGCGCGGCCCTGGGAGTTTCACCCCAGCAGCCCCTGCCGTACAGTGGTCTTCCCACTGCTGACCTCTGGCTCTGCCTTCTGGCTGCTCAGGCTCTGGGAAGAGTGGGGGCCGTGGCCTGGCCCGGTGAGCGGCTATGCGCTGCTGGTCGGGCCCCGCCTCCTCCTTGCTTCCCTCTCCTTTGCCCTGGACTTGGCCGTGTACCACCTAGCCCCACGCTGGGGGGCGGAGCGCTGGAACGCCCTGGTCCTGCTGTCTGGTTCCTACGTCACCTTGGTCTTCTACACAAGGACCTTCTCCAATGCCATTGAGGGGCTGCTCTTTGCGTGGCTGCTGGTACTGGTATCCCCCCGTGTAGCTGGGAGCTGCACTCCCAAGAAGCCTGCTCCAGGCCCGTCGTGGCACAGTTGGCTTCTTGGGGGTGTCATGGCTGCTGGCTTCTTCAACCGGCCCACCTTTCTGGCCTTTGCTCTGGTCCCCCTCTTCCTCTGGGGTACTTATGGAGCCACAAACCCCAGCTTCAAGTCGCTGACCAAGGAAGCCCTGGTGCTGCTCCCAGGGGCGACCCTCACAGCAGTGGGGTTTGTGGCTGTGGACAGCTGCTATTTCTCCAGTCCATCTAGACCCAGTACCCTTGTCCTTACACCTGCCAACTTCTTGTACTACAACCTGGATCCCGTAAACCTGGCGAGGCATGGCACACACATGCGGCTCACTCACCTGGCAGTCAATGGCTTCCTGCTCTTTGGGGTGCTGCATGCCCACGCCCTGCAGGCCGCGTGGCAACAGCTGCGAGCCTGCCTCCAGGCCTTCACACAGATGGGCTTCCCAAGGGCACTGGCTGCCCCAAGCCTGCAGTCCAGCCCCAGGTCTCACCTCCTGCTCCTCTACTTCATGCCCCTGGCCCTGCTGTCTGCCTTTAGCCACCAGGAGGCTCGGTTCCTAATCCCCCTCCTGGTCCCCCTCGTCCTGCTTTGTAGTCTACAGACCCAACTGGCACCCTGCAAGGGCACCCTGGTCCTCTTCAATGCCCTGGGTGCCCTCTTCTTCGGCTGCCTGCACCAGGGGGGCCTAGTGCCTGGCCTGGGGCACCTGGAGCAGGTGGTTCGCGCTCCTGTGCTCCCACAGGTACCCACCCACTACACACTCCTATTCACCCACACCTACATGCCCCCCCGGCACCTCCTGCACCTCCCGGGCCTCGGCTCGCCCGTGGAGGTGGTGGACATGGGCGGGGCTGAGGACCAGCTCCTGTGCCAAGCCCTCGGCAACCTCACCAGACGACCAGCCTGCCATGTGGCTGGTGGGCCGTGGCTCTGCCGCCTTTTTGTGGTGACCCCTGGCACCACCAGGTCTGCCATGAAGAAGTGCAGCTTCCCCCTCAAGAGTGAGACACTCATCTTTCCCCACTTGACTCTGGAGGACCCACCGGCCCTGTCCTCCCTGCTGAGTGGGGCTTGGAGGTACCATCTCAGCCTTCACATCCTGGAGCTGGGGGAGAAGCCTGACAATATGACAGAAAAGCCCCTGCCCAAGACTCAGCCATAG
- the NCBP2 gene encoding nuclear cap-binding protein subunit 2 isoform X3, producing the protein MSGGLLKALRSDSYVELSQYRDQHFRGDNEEQEKLLKKSCTLYVGNLSFYTTEEQIYELFSKSGDIKKIIMGLDKMKKTACGFCFVEYYLRADAENAMRYINGTRLDDRIIRTDWDAGFKEGRQYGRGRSGGQVRDEYRQDYDAGRGGYGKLAQNQ; encoded by the exons ATGTCGGGTGGCCTCCTGAAGGCGCTGCGCAGCGACTCCTACGTCGAGCTGAGCCAGTACCGGGACCAGCACTTCCGG GGTGACAATGAAGAACAGGAAAAATTGCTGAAGAAAAGCTGTACATTGTATGTTGGAAATCTTTCCTTTTATACAACTGAAGAACAAATCTATGAACTCTTCAGCAAAAGTGGTGACATAAAGAAAATCATCATGGGCCtggataaaatgaagaaaacagcatGTGGGTTCTGCTTTGTGGA atACTATTTAAGAGCAGATGCAGAAAATGCCATGCGGTACATAAATGGAACTCGTCTGGATGACCGGATCATTCGCACAGACTGGGACGCAGGCTTTAAGGAGGGCAGGCAGTATGGCCGTGGGCGTTCTGGGGGCCAG GTGCGAGATGAGTATCGTCAGGACTACGATGCTGGGAGAGGAGGTTATGGAAAACTGGCCCAAAACCA ATGA